One region of Solanum pennellii chromosome 6, SPENNV200 genomic DNA includes:
- the LOC107021152 gene encoding uncharacterized protein LOC107021152 translates to MRRTNYLPGHYNPTDNVVSLTGNSQSIPHSDIACNSSRGFHLAFPPLMDESQDLVNEKEILRQTMLKHDATFRYQVSELHRLYGRQRELMDEMKKRELVEDHMHLQASKANTSVSLFRSDISEKTFRRSVNLTSIEPYAPSKEMFQDPFNSGADKTVQPGGDCLSGQNILNECKPSSLKNDTSRKRILDLELPAEAINNERREQFEEENPAKKTNILISELQPQCSSKVNLVASGNSSSSPSSSRGTFLLFDLNEPVQPFESECPNLAFESNNIHEEIRDRDLDLSGMARAEFSTLNKEGRDESNLKSFDEVSSVGRALIPCNQPTSLPLENVDKIYAETTTDKSLAISSWREFKQIPVAVQALSCFNSDASFSKSTESSVRNSSLTATKLNVDLGPVSTPTSGSLTSCFMQHDASDSTGEHSAAVKENKFSDYTSSGNSMDLNLTPSTGLSDCQSAPSVDISQLNFPEGRNVEIQKNSEVPDSNMVPNSTAEYGKCTRDNHLVGSTIDSKLSTANICINLNSCIKEDLLSSSPSEATKSTAERDLKGPVSPENKECSPPRGDSQDISIRTSIDLSRGGHDDPIKEPDTVAADTLVYISSSVVHRFSKNAIGEPSESSSNCLRKLAEVATSLESIQENEVEESMEVHFKRDVLRSERTASSRMKPNLRKGHIDNSRSYLKVAKKKEKGIVCNQTRRGQARRTKEQKNLQTDETNVASKSGAWKKTPSRTSSRGRRRSSDGERTMCSLLLQHTLDNKHGITGRFLKGWGMTKKRQSTRRAKSCVSPLFLAA, encoded by the exons ATGCGGCGGACTAACTATCTTCCAGGACATTACAACCCAACAGATAATGTTGTCAGCCTTACGGGTAATTCACAGTCAATACCCCACAGTGATATCGCCTGCAACAGTAGTAGAGGCTTCCATCTTGCATTTCCTCCGCTTATGGACGAGAGCCAGGATTTAGttaatgaaaaggaaatattgAGACAGACAATGCTCAAACATGATGCGACATTTAGATATCAG GTCAGTGAGCTGCATCGCTTATATGGAAGACAAAGGGAATTAATGGATGAGATGAAAAAGAGAGAACTAGTAGAAGATCATATGCACTTGCAAGCATCAAAGGCAAATACTTCTGTGTCTCTGTTTAGGTCTGACATTTCTGAGAAAACCTTTAGGCGCTCAGTTAATCTCACGAGCATTGAACCATATGCACCAAGTAAAGAAATGTTTCAAGATCCCTTTAATTCTGGTGCTGATAAGACGGTGCAACCAGGAGGTGACTGTCTTTCAGGTCAGAACATTTTAAACGAATGCAAGCCATCATCATTGAAGAACGACACGTCAAGGAAGAGAATCTTGGACCTTGAACTTCCAGCAGAAGCCATTAATAATGAACGCAGGGAGCAATTTGAGGAAGAAAATCCTGCTAAAAAGACAAATATTTTAATCTCAGAACTTCAACCTCAATGTTCTTCGAAAGTCAACCTTGTTGCCTCTGGAAACTCTTCCAGTTCTCCTTCAAGTAGTAGGGGTACCTTTCTTTTGTTTGACCTGAATGAACCTGTACAGCCTTTTGAGTCAGAGTGTCCAAATTTGGCATTTGAATCGAATAACATTCACGAGGAAATCAGGGACAGAGATCTGGATTTATCCGGTATGGCACGTGCAGAATTCTCAACTCTGAATAAAGAAG GGAGAGATGAAAGCAACTTGAAGTCGTTTGATGAAGTTTCTTCTGTTGGGAGAGCACTTATTCCATGTAATCAACCAACATCGTTGCCCTTAGAAAATGTAGACAAGATTTATGCTGAAACCACAACTGACAAATCACTGGCGATTTCTTCTTGGAGAGAATTTAAGCAGATTCCTGTTGCAGTACAAGCACTTTCATGCTTTAATAGTGATGCATCATTCAGCAAGAGTACTGAGTCCTCTGTTAGGAATTCTAGTCTCACTGCAACGAAGTTAAATGTGGACCTAGGTCCTGTGTCCACTCCAACCTCTGGAAGTTTGACTTCTTGCTTTATGCAGCATGATGCAAGTGATAGTACAGGTGAGCACAGTGCTGCTGTAAAAGAGAACAAGTTTTCAGACTACACAAGTTCTGGGAACAGCATGGACTTGAATTTGACACCTTCTACCGGCTTGTCTGACTGCCAGTCTGCACCCTCCGTCGACATTTCCCAACTTAATTTTCCTGAAGGCAGAAATGTAGAGATACAGAAAAACTCCGAGGTTCCTGACAGTAACATGGTTCCTAATTCTACAGCTGAATATGGAAAATGCACCAGGGATAATCACCTTGTAGGTTCTACAATTGATAGCAAGCTTTCAACAGCTAATATTTGCATCAACTTAAACTCTTGCATCAAAGAAGACCTTTTGTCATCTAGTCCAAGTGAAGCAACAAAGTCTACTGCAGAAAGAGATTTAAAAGGTCCTGTTAGCCCAGAAAATAAGGAGTGCTCTCCACCCAGAGGAGATTCTCAGGACATTAGTATCAGAACATCAATCGATTTGTCAAGAGGAGGCCATGATGATCCAATCAAGGAACCTGACACTGTTGCAGCTGATACACTTGTTTATATTTCATCATCTGTGGTCCACAGGTTCTCAAAGAATGCCATTGGTGAACCATCTGAATCCTCCAGCAACTGTCTTCGTAAGCTTGCTGAAGTTGCTACTTCTTTGGAAAGTATTCAAGAGAATGAAGTTGAAGAATCCATGGAAGTCCATTTTAAGCGCGATGTACTTCGTTCAGAAAGGACTGCTTCAAGTCGGATGAAGCCTAATCTGAGAAAGGGGCACATTGATAATAGTCGTAGCTATTTGAAGGTTgcaaaaaagaaggaaaaaggtatTGTGTGTAATCAGACAAGGAGGGGTCAAGCAAGAAGGACAAAGGAGCAGAAGAACCTTCAAACAGATGAAACAAATGTTGCTTCAAAATCTGGTGCATGGAAAAAAACTCCGAGTAGGACGAGTTCCAGAGGCAGGAGACGGTCCAGTGATGGAGAGAGAACAATGTGCTCACTCCTACTGCAGCATACTTTGGACAACAAACATGGGATCACAGGCAGATTTTTGAAAGGCTGGGGGATGACAAAAAAGAGGCAAAGTACTCGGAGAGCTAAGTCTTGTGTGTCTCCTCTTTTCTTAGCTGCTTGA
- the LOC107022856 gene encoding dCTP pyrophosphatase 1-like: MENNNSHDDQYGRKVMKDVSLHELREKLVEFSRVRGWDQYHSPRNLLLALVGEVGELSEIFQWKGEVARGLPNWTSDDKEHLEEELSDVLLYLVQLAHVCGLDLGQAALTKIVKNAQKYPVTKPT, encoded by the exons ATGGAGAACAATAATTCTCATGATGATCAATATGGTAGAAAAGTGATGAAGGATGTCTCTCTTCATGAACTTAGAGAGAAACTTGTTGAATTTTCTAGAGTTAGGGGTTGGGATCAGTATCACAGTCCTAGAAACCTTCTCCTAGCTCTG GTTGGAGAAGTGGGAGAACTATCAGAGATATTTCAGTGGAAAGGTGAAGTTGCAAGGGGTTTACCTAACTGGACATCAGATGATAAAGAACATTTGGAGGAAGAACTTTCTGATGTTTTACTCTATTTGGTTCAGCTAGCTCATGTTTGTGGACTTGATTTAGGTCAAGCAGCACTTactaaaattgtcaaaaatgcTCAAAAATACCCTGTTACTAAacctacttaa
- the LOC107022828 gene encoding probable LRR receptor-like serine/threonine-protein kinase At1g74360 — translation MSEVESHVFLPIVLLNFFILITGRLVCGDSIETDKQLLLNLKSFLKEQNPVDKGFKYNHWNPTDLSPCRWPGISCTTSINRVTGIDLSESNLAGKLFNNFSAMTELNSLDLSKNTFSESIPSDLGWCRNLKFLNLSHNIIVGELNLTGLNKLEVLDLTMNRIHGLTIPEICDNLAVANISNNNFTSESGFEFSHCKKLKYLDLSYNYLTGNLSFGLDMLNMFSASHNNLSGSLPSWIFTQNCSLQGLDLSENRFFGELPTSIANCKRLVELNLWGNSFSGSIPREIGSVHSLKELCLGSNNFSSDVPDTLSGLNKLVFLDLSRNNFGGEIQEIFGQLTQVRFLVLHGNSYTGGIVSSGIPNLVNLSRLDLSDNHFSGPLPVEISEMKGLEFLILAHNQFSGNIPSEYGDLTALQAVDLSSNRINGSIPPSFGKLRSLLWLMLANNSLSGEIPSELGNCSSLLWLNLANNQLTGPIPPQLASISADPMPTFLLNRGKEKLTASPGDCFAMRRWIPADYPPFSFIYPLLTGKSCRILGDKLFMGDGLMPLCEPGSNVRKNQVPGYIQLSDNKLSGEIPPEISNMKKMSMMHLGANEFSGRLPSEIGQLHLVVLNVSQNKFSGEIPKQIGHLKCLLNLDLSFNNFSGPFPDSFSNLHDLSKFNISYNQYIYGAVPETGQLLTFDKSSFLGNPLLRLPSFMHNSMNNTERNTKDTHTKPKKVGALLVIVVLVLAFLVCGVMSLLVCLLIKVPRGSPGILLEDTEGRHDSPSSTNASSSRGSDDVKVIRLDRTSFTHSDILKATWNFSNDRIIGRGGFGIVYRGVLPDGRDVAVKKLQREGIEGEREFRAEMEALSGNGSGWPHPNLVTLYGWCLDGSEKLLVYEYMEGGTLEDFITDRTRFTWKCRIQAAIDVARALVYLHHDCYPCIVHRDVKASNVLLDKDGRAKVTDFGLARVMISEHTHVSTMVAGTIGYVAPEYGQIMQATTKGDVYSYGVLAMELATGRHAIDGGEECLVEWATRVMGDGRKGFTRAIIPDALLVPGLVEGAEEMYELLRIGIRCTAETPHDRPNMKQVLDMLISIPSSQKGSSRSFGSSRSTSPLL, via the exons ATGTCTGAAGTGGAATCTCATGTTTTTCTTCCCATTGTATTACTCAATTTCTTCATTCTCATAACag GTAGGCTTGTTTGTGGAGACTCAATTGAGACAGACAAGCAGTTGCTGCTGAACTTGAAGTCATTTCTTAAGGAACAAAATCCTGTTGACAAAGGATTCAAATATAACCATTGGAATCCTACAGATTTGTCACCCTGTAGATGGCCTGGAATATCATGCACTACTTCCATCAATCGTGTCACTGGAATCGATCTCTCGGAAAGTAATCTGGCTGGGAAGTTGTTTAATAACTTCTCAGCCATGACAGAATTGAACTCTCTTGACTTGTCCAAGAACACATTTTCAGAGTCCATTCCATCAGACTTAGGCTGGTGTAGAAATCTGAAGTTCTTGAACTTGTCACACAATATCATTGTTGGTGAGCTCAACTTGACAGGCCTGAACAAGCTGGAAGTTCTTGATTTGACAATGAACAGGATTCACGGGCTAACGATCCCTGAGATTTGTGATAACTTAGCTGTTGCAAATATTTCTAACAACAATTTCACTAGTGAGAGTGGATTTGAATTTTCTCACTGCAAGAAACTGAAGTATCTTGATCTAAGCTACAATTATTTGACAGGGAATCTGTCGTTCGGGCTTGATATGTTGAATATGTTTTCAGCATCTCATAACAACTTAAGTGGCTCTCTGCCTTCCTGGATTTTCACTCAAAACTGCTCTTTGCAAGGTTTGGACTTATcagaaaataggttctttggTGAATTGCCTACGTCTATCGCGAATTGTAAACGATTAGTAGAGTTGAATTTGTGGGGAAATAGCTTTTCAGGGTCAATCCCTAGAGAGATTGGATCAGTACATAGTCTTAAAGAACTTTGCTTGGGAAGTAACAACTTTTCAAGTGATGTTCCAGACACTCTATCAGGCCTAAACAAATTGGTATTTCTGGACCTAAGTAGAAACAACTTTGGAGGAGAAATACAAGAAATTTTCGGGCAACTGACACAGGTAAGATTTCTCGTGCTGCACGGGAACTCATATACTGGAGGCATAGTCTCATCAGGAATTCCAAACTTGGTGAACCTTTCGCGGTTGGACTTAAGTGATAACCACTTCTCTGGTCCATTACCAGTTGAAATTTCTGAGATGAAAGGTTTGgagtttttgattcttgcacaTAACCAGTTTAGTGGCAATATACCTTCAGAATATGGAGATCTTACAGCACTTCAGGCTGTTGATCTTTCCTCTAATAGGATCAATGGTTCTATACCACCAAGTTTCGGGAAGCTAAGGTCACTATTGTGGTTGATGCTTGCAAACAATTCATTGAGTGGTGAAATCCCATCAGAGTTGGGGAACTGCAGCAGCTTGTTATGGTTGAATCTCGCGAATAATCAACTTACTGGTCCAATTCCTCCTCAATTAGCGAGTATTAGTGCAGATCCAATGCCAACATTTTTGTTGAATAGGGGAAAGGAGAAGCTCACTGCTAGCCCAGGGGATTGTTTTGCCATGAGGAGGTGGATACCAGCTGACTACCCTCCATTTAGCTTTATATATCCTCTATTGACAGGGAAGAGTTGTAGAATCCTGGGGGATAAGTTGTTTATGGGAGATGGTTTAATGCCACTCTGTGAACCTGGTAGTAATGTCCGAAAGAATCAGGTACCGGGCTATATTCAACTTAGTGATAACAAATTGTCTGGTGAGATCCCTCCTGAGATTAGCAACATGAAGAAAATGAGTATGATGCATTTGGGTGCAAATGAATTTTCTGGCAGGCTCCCTTCAGAGATTGGACAACTGCACCTAGTAGTCCTTAATGTTTCACAGAACAAATTTTCTGGTGAAATCCCAAAGCAGATTGGCCATCTTAAGTGCTTGCTAAACCTTGACCTTTcatttaacaatttttctgGTCCATTCCCAGATAGCTTCAGTAACTTGCATGATTTGAGCAAGTTTAACATCTCTTACAACCAATACATCTATGGAGCTGTACCAGAAACCGGGCAACTGCTTACTTTTGATAAGTCATCATTTCTTGGTAATCCACTGTTACGTCTTCCATCCTTCATGCACAACTCTATGAACAACACAGAACGAAACACGAAAGACACTCACACAAAACCCAAAAAGGTGGGTGCACTTTTGGTAATTGTGGTTCTGGTACTAGCTTTCCTAGTCTGTGGAGTCATGTCCCTTCTTGTCTGCCTCCTAATAAAAGTGCCAAGGGGTTCCCCCGGAATCTTACTGGAGGATACAGAGGGCAGACATGATTCTCCGTCAAGTACTAATGCATCCTCATCACGGGGTTCTGATGATGTTAAGGTTATTCGTTTGGACAGAACAAGCTTCACACATTCTGATATACTGAAGGCCACCTGGAACTTCTCGAATGATAGAATTATCGGTAGGGGAGGATTCGGGATAGTCTATCGTGGAGTCTTGCCTGATGGAAGGGACGTAGCAGTGAAGAAGCTACAGAGGGAGGGAATCGAAGGAGAAAGAGAGTTCAGAGCTGAAATGGAGGCGCTCAGTGGGAATGGCTCCGGTTGGCCTCATCCCAACCTTGTAACTCTCTATGGGTGGTGCCTTGATGGATCAGAGAAACTTCTAGTCTATGAGTACATGGAAGGTGGTACCTTAGAGGACTTCATTACAGATCGCACAAGGTTTACATGGAAATGCCGAATTCAAGCAGCAATCGATGTAGCACGTGCTTTAGTCTACTTGCACCATGATTGCTACCCTTGCATTGTCCACAGAGATGTCAAAGCTAGCAACGTGCTTCTTGACAAGGACGGAAGAGCAAAAGTCACCGATTTTGGCCTTGCTAGGGTCATGATTTCTGAACATACTCATGTTAGCACAATGGTGGCAGGGACTATTGGTTATGTTGCACCAGAATATGGGCAGATAATGCAGGCCACTACAAAAGGAGATGTCTACAGCTATGGGGTGCTAGCAATGGAGCTAGCAACTGGGAGGCATGCTATTGATGGGGGCGAAGAATGTCTAGTTGAATGGGCGACAAGGGTCATGGGAGACGGAAGGAAAGGGTTCACCAGAGCCATTATACCAGATGCTCTATTGGTACCTGGCCTAGTAGAGGGAGCAGAGGAAATGTATGAGTTGCTTAGGATTGGGATAAGGTGCACAGCTGAGACGCCTCATGACCGGCCTAACATGAAGCAGGTATTAGATATGTTGATTAGTATTCCTAGCAGCCAAAAGGGATCCAGCCGTAGCTTTGGATCAAGTCGTAGCACTTCTCCATTATTATGA